A single region of the Apodemus sylvaticus chromosome 7, mApoSyl1.1, whole genome shotgun sequence genome encodes:
- the LOC127689588 gene encoding F-box/WD repeat-containing protein 15-like, with product MEIHLPPEQMVEILSYLDAFTLLQVAQVNKSWNAVASHDVLWRKFCRKRWLFYDNVNLQHLGTETWKQFYIYRTWQEHAKSRAKPEDFTYKEIPAENEVLAHPCYISGRGLTRNGQGKSVVCIVSSMNRISTWDIHEGIMTWESPGHPTVIKWLTTLPEMHIAVTVDTESTIKLWDCQNREPLATNNLISPCLSLKAVDTQDGPIVLAGDTSGNLCIFRIPDLHLISRIHVFPYGIDEIYCSPQKKWVCLNRRHPHIFPKVFYMSSLLRTSEFPAPVSAILKFSLCQRAFWTPRREDRITLMSRRGPQKITKFITFDMKLEQIGMETIVKGHLFSSFSLPKYKQIPIWMGVSDKDVIVCSTLSSLLLFSMDGQHMQTFLYFPAEILRLWVDPVHVIVTLYDGSLDVYAWEERTQRLRRCYGLQNRRCLPSQSYVEKTLCDNVSIIRLMRNGPAPCFLTAYTLNSDLEN from the exons ATGGAGATCCATTTGCCTCCTGAGCAAATGGTGGAAATCCTCTCCTATCTGGATGCCTTCACTTTGCTACAGGTTGCCCAAGTGAACAAG AGCTGGAATGCAGTGGCAAGCCATGATGTCCTGTGGAG GAAGTTCTGTCGGAAGAGATGGCTCTTCTATGACAACGTCAACCTACAACATCTGGGCACAGAGACATGGAAGCAGTTCTACATTTACCGAACATGGCAAGAACATGCCAAGTCCCGGGCAAAGCCAGAAGATTTTACTTACAAGGAAATTCCTGCAGAGAATG AAGTTCTGGCACATCCATGTTATATCTCAGGGCGTGGCTTAACAAGAAACGGACAAGGCAAGTCGGTTGTCTGTATCGTGTCTTCCATGAACAGGATTTCCACCTGGGATATTCATGAG GGCATTATGACTTGGGAAAGCCCAGGACATCCCACTGTTATCAAGTGGTTGACCACCCTCCCTGAGATGCACATTGCGGTGACTGTAGATACAGAATCAACTATCAAACTGTGGGACTGTCAGAACAGGGAACCTCTGGCGACGAACAACCTGAtctctccctgtctgtcactGAAAGCTGTTGATACCCAGGATGGCCCGATTGTCTTG GCAGGAGATACCTCGGGTAACCTCTGCATCTTTAGGATTCCTGACTTACACCTCATTTCCAGAATCCATGTATTCCCATACGGTATTGATGAAATCTATTGCTCTCCCCAGAAGAAATGGGTCTGTCTGAATAGGAGACACCCACATATCTTCCCAAAG GTGTTTTATATGAGCAGCTTACTGAGGACATCTGAATTCCCTGCCCCTGTGAGTGCCATCCTCAAATTTTCTTTATGCCAAAGAGCCTTCTGGACCCCAAGAAGGGAAGACAGGATAACCCTGATGTCCAGAAGGGGCCCCCAAAAAATCACAAAGTTCATCACATTTGACATGAAACTGGAACAGATCGGGATGGAAACAATTGTTAAAG GACATTTGTTTTCAAGCTTCTCATTGCCAAAATATAAGCAGATACCGATATGGATGGGAGTCAGTGATAAGGACGTGATTGTTTGTTCaactctgtcctctctcctgctcttcagCATGGATGGTCAACATATGCAGACATTTCTGTACTTCCCTGCAGAGATCTTGAGACTATGGGTG GACCCCGTTCATGTCATTGTCACCCTTTATGATGGCTCTTTGGATGTGTATGCATGGGAGGAGAGAACCCAGCGGCTCAGGAGGTGTTATGGGCTGCAAAACAGGAGATGTCTGCCATCACAAAG